GACTTGGTGCTCGCTGCGCAGCGGAGATAGGACCAATAAAAAGCGGGTCGGATTGCCTTCGGCATCGCCATCGGTGGTTCCCGAATAGGGCGGAACCAACAATTGCTGCCCTGCGCCGGCTACGCGTCGCAACAAGCGGTTGTGCTTGTTCGCGTCGTCGGAGTCCTCTTCCAGCAGCGTCTGGCTGGTGTTGATTTGATACTCCAGCTTCAATTGGCGGTCCTCGTCGAACAACCAAATGGCGCCCCCCACTGCGGCCAGCGCGGAGATCACGCGCTGAAGCAATTGAGGGTAATACTCCTCGGCCGGAGCTCCGCTTTTGGACAGCGCCGCGATCTCGTTGACCAAGCCGCGAATCTGATTTTTGGTTTGTTCAACCGTTTCTTGATTGACAGCCATATTCTGCTGTGTTCCGGAACGAGGAAGAGAGTCTATTTCAAACTTTCACCGACCCTAGCGAGCTGAGTGCTTGCTTCAGACAACTTCACCCTATCGCAAACTTGTTGGATCTCCACCGCCAAACGTTGGGCATGTAGATTTCTTAAATCTTCGATGCGGAAATTGTCGAATGTTAGGATTCTTGCCGGGTGTTGCTTTAGTGCAACGCTGGGATCTTCGACCCCAAAGCTGCCTGAAGAGTTCCCCAGCTAGAATAACCTATCGGCAGCAGCTTATACTAAATGTATAAGCAGTCTGTTGGATTGCAACCGTTTTGCCGAAATTGCGGGGAACCAAGCGACGTCGATTTCCGTCTGATTCGCACGGTTCGATCGGCCTTCCCTCGTCTGGATGGTCTCGGGATTTCAGGCGTTATGTCCGTTGTGACCGTGTCGGTTTATCAAGGTTTTTCGCAATTCATCTGCCGCCGGTCGGCGAGTTGTCGAGTTTGCCAGCGCCGTCAATCAAAGTGTGCGTCACCAGTTCGGACAAACATCGCTTTACGGATCGCTTGGACGTAGTGCATGAACGAAGCAACACTCGTAGAAGCTTTCCGCGGGATCCCGCGGCGCGATTCGGTTCGCGTGGGAGTTCAAGTAGGCAAGCTGCGCAAGGTTTGCCTGGGGGACCAGGCGTTGGAAGCCTTTTTTCCCGAGTCGCTAGACATTTTGTTGCGATTGTTCAACGCGTCGGCTGGAGCATTTTGGTTTCGCCCGTTTAACGCCGCTACGTTGTTCCCCGTCTCTCGCGTCGGGTTTGAACAGTTGGCGCTGTCGAACTCCTGTCTGTCGGATTGTGAGCAGATGGTTCGCGGTGCCTGGCAATCGCTGGGGCCGCAGGTCCGTCCGATCGATCGGCCGTTTGTGTCTTTGATCGGTCCGATTCGCGATGGATCGACCGCGATCGGGGCGTTGCAGTTGGTTGCGGAGTGCGGGGACGAGGATCCGCAACAGCCAAACGTCGCTTATGCGAAGGCCCTGTCGGCCGCTCTGTCGTTGATCCAACCAGCGATCCGGCGTCGCATGCAAGTTGGTGAGACGTCGATTCGCGAAGCGACCGACCGTTTGGCTCAGCTAGCGGATCAATTGACCGGGCTGCAGCGATCGATGCGGCATGCGATCGATCAGACCCTGGGGCAGTTGCGCGGTGCTTCGTTTGGATCGTTGACGGCCAATCAGCGATTTACTCGTGTGATCCAAGACCTGCTCGAAACGCACGGGCTCCGCGTGGTTTGTCCGGAGTGTGGTGCCGCAGCGATTCTCCGCTGTTCCAAGAATCCTCGCGCTCGCGATGGAGTGTTTGTCTTCGACCATAGCCTGGCAGGCCGACGGACGTTTCACGGTGGATACACCACGCTGCCGGTGCTTCAGGTTGTCAGTAAACCGCCGCGGCGCGGTAAAGCGATACGTTGATCGGCTTTGGTCTACGCGGAACTGAGGCCCGAGCGAACGTCGTCGGAGCCGGGGCCTCCGTTGAACGAGTCTGAATCGTTCGCCCAGACACACATTTCAAAACAGTCGGCCGCGCCGACCATCGTTGCAAAGGCAACGTCGGCGGCGTCGCGACCGGTGCCGATGCGAACGAATCCGCCAACGGGTGCCATCCGCGTGGCATCGAACAGAAACCAACGGCCATCCAAATACGCCTCGAAGAATCCGTGGAAGTCGGGTGGTTGGAGGTGGACGGCATAGCCGGCGACGTACCTTGCGGGAATCCCCATCGCGCGGCAAAGGCTGATCGCAACGTGGGCGTAATCGCGGCAAACTCCAGTCCGCTGCAGCAGGACGTCGCAAGCCGTCGTCGTTGGTCCGGTGCTTCCGGGTGTGTAGGTCAGATAGTCGAAGGTCCAGTTACAGATCGCCGTGACGCGCGAGTAGCCGGGCAACAGCGAACCGAACTCTTCCATCGCAAATCGATTCAGTTTGTCCGACTCGCAGTAGCGACTCGGGTTCAAAAAAATTAACACCTCCGGCGGCAGGCTGCTGTAACTCGATTCGTTCACGTTGTTTGAATCGACTGCCGCGGATTGTAATTCGACCTCCGCCTGATACCCGATTTTCAGCTGTCCCGGTTGGCCGATCAGGCGAAACAGCCGGTTTCCGTGGGGGCCAATTTGGCACTGTTCCAGCTGTTGGAATGGGGTGACGTCGATCTGTTCGTTGCGGATCTGTTGGTAGTCGTTCATCGCCGCCGAGATGTTCAACAGAAAGCTGGTCGGGGTGAAAATGTTGTATTGCAGCTGGCAGCCCACAAAAATAATGCTCATTGAATTCGCTTTGTTCTACGATTCGAGGTCAAGCGGGCGCGGATACGGATGTCCGCGGTGCAGCGGTGTTTGGGGGCACCCCCATGTCATTGTGCCCCTGCGCTACCGTGGGGGCAATGATTGGGGCGATGGAATCTGCAAACGCAAACCTTGCTGGGCCCGGTGATTTCCGTTGCGGTCGCAAGGGGAATAGGGTGTCCAGCGATCATCATCCTAGCAAATCGGTGCGGAACAAATGCCGCATAGCAAACCGTGCGATTGTTGGATGGTGCCGGTGCAAAGAGAATCCCATGCAGGTCGTTGCGGCAAGGGAAGCTGTAGAGAGAAGGGCGCAACGTAAAACGCCCAGCGAAGCCGCTGGGCGTTTCGATTGTTGTTGTCGCAAGCCGCGCGGGCTGCGGAGGCTATTCGCCAGCAGTCACGGTTGGAACAACCCAGACCTTCAAGTCGACTTCGACTTCCGAGTGCAGGTGAACCTTAACTGTGTAGAGGCCCAATTCTTTGAGTGGACCTTGGAGGCGAATTTGGTCATCCGCCAACGTGAACCCAACTTCCTTGAGAGCTTCGACGATCTCGTGCTGCCCGACGCTGCCGTACAAGTGACCTTCGTCGTTCGCGTTGGCTTCGATCGTGATCGATTGGGTGGCGATCTGATCGGCGTATTGGCGCAGTTCGCTCAGCTTCTCCAATTCCAGTTGGTGCAGCTTCTCGCGATGCTTTTCGACCATTCGCTTGTGGTGATCGGTTGCGATCGTCGCCATACCTTGGGGCAGCAGATAGTTCATCGCGTATCCGCGACGGACCTCGACGATGTCACCCTGTCGGCCCAAGTGCTCGACGTTGTGGATCAGCAACAGGCGGATGCCGCCGTTTTCGCCCTTAGGGAGACGCTTGTGGGCACGGTGCAGTTTTTTCTCTGTGGTTCTTGGCATTTCAAGTGCTTTCGCAGTGAATCAATCTATGTGAATGAGGAATCCAAGTTCGCTCCTCGAACCTGGGCAGTTTTGTCAAACAAGGCTTCCGCCAGTGGTTCGTTAGAACGGGATGTTGGGATCGCTGAAATCGTCTCCGCCGGACCTTTCGGCGCCGGCCGGGTTGCTGGGGGCAGCAGAATGGTGCGATGGCTCTTGGAAGGCGTGTTCTTCGCCGCCGACATCGCGATGGCTGCCACCGCCTCCGCCCGACCCACCACCGGAACCGAGCATTTGCATCCGGTCGCAGACCACTCGCAACTTGCTCCGTTTCTGTCCTTCGGTTTCCCAGGTATCGAGTTTTAATCGACCTTCGACCAGCACGGGAGATCCCTTGCTCAGATACTCGCTAGCAACTTCTGCCGTGCGTCCCCAGAGAGTCACATCGACGAATGTGGTTTCATCAACCCATTCGCCCGTTTGTGACTTGCGTCGGTCATTAACAGCAAGTCCGATATCGGTAACGGCGGTACCACCTTGGGTGTAACGCAGTTCGACGTCCCGCGTCATATTGCCTAGCAGTATCACACGATTGTAGCTTGCCATGATTGGTCTCGCATTCCGGCTCGAATAAGCTTGGCTTAAGTTGCCGCGACTTCGGTAGCTTCAACGGGTGTCGATTCGTCGTCGCCAGCATCACCGGTGATCGATTCGCCGCGAGCGTGAGCAACCATCGGTTCGACCAGACGCTTGTCCAGTTTCAGCGACATGTGGCGGATGATCGATTCGCTCAATTGGCAAGCGCGGTTCAATTCGGTCAGCTTGGTTCCTTCCATTTCGAAGTAAGCCAACCAATAGGTTCCCTTGAAGTGACCTTCGATCGGGTAGGCGAGCTTTTGCTCTGCCCACAAACGGCTGACAAGAACCTTGCCACCAACCTCTTCGATCATTGTAGCGACGGCTTTGCCGACACCATTTGGATCGCGAGCGTAATGGTTGCTGTCAAGAATGAACAATGTTTCGTAAGTGCTGATGTGGGTGACCACCAAGTTTCTCCTAGGATCTAGCGATATGCGTGTGAGGTTTTTTATTGATTGTCGAGTTCAGTGCCGTTGTAGGCATTCATGCAAAAGGCAACGTCTTGGCTGACAAAATCGTGTGCGGCTTGGGCGGCGCGGTCGGTTGTCCGTTCCACGTCGACCTGTTCGTCGGGGCGAAACTTGCTGAGCACGTAATCGGGGACGTTCCAGCCTGCTGGCGGCGGGCTGATGCCGATTCGCAAACGCGGCACCTGGTCGGTGCCGAGCAAGCGGATGATGTCAGCCAGCCCTTTCTGGCCACCGCTGGAACCTTTTGCTCTGACTCGCAGTTTACCTAGAGCCAAATTAAAGTCATCGCAAATGACCAACACATCGGAGGGATCTATTTTGTAAAAGCCAACCGCTTTGCGGACACTGGTTCCGCTGGCGTTCATGTAAGTGCTCGGGCACAACACAATCGCCTTGGTACCAGCGATTTGACCTTCCGCCAGTTCGCCATCAAATCGATTCTTCGTATCCGAAGCACCGACGAGTTGGGCGAACTTGGCAGCTGCCATGAACCCGATGTTGTGCCTTGTTTGGGCATACCGGATACCGGGGTTTCCCAGTCCGACGATCAACTTCATGGCAATTTTGACAAATCCTACTCGTTATTCGTCTTCTTCTTTCTTCGCACCAATGACTTCTGGTTCCGTGGAGGCTTCTCCCTCTTCGGAATCGCTCGCCTTCTCGGCCGTAGGTGCGTTCATTTGAACGATCACCGTCGTTGCATCGGTAACCAATTCTGCCCCTTCGGGCAACTCGATGTCCGCTGCCGTTTTCGACTGGCCGACATCGAGATCGTTAATGTTCAGTTCGACAAATTCAGGAATCTTGACGGCGGGGACGTTGATTTCCACCGAGTGCAAGATTTCATTCAACGCGCCGTGATGATTCAAGCCGATGGCAACGCCATGCAACTTGATCGGTACGGTCAGCGAAACTTTTTCGGTCAAAGAGACTCGCAAAAGGTCCATGTGCAGGACTTCGATCCCCAATGGATCCCATTGCACATCTTTAACCAATACATGGTCGTTGGCCGCTCCGGCCAATTGGACATGCTTGCTGTGATGGCGAAGCAGCAATTCGACATCTTTGCGAGGCACTGCGAGGTGCTGGTTCTCGCCACCGTGGCCGTACACGACGGCGGGGATGCGGCCGGCATCACGCAGTTTGCGTGTCGCCGCGGTTCCCATGTTCTCGCGAATCTCAACGTTCAATACGTCGGACATTGACTTTTCCTAATGCTATCCCTGTGATTTGGCTCGACATATCGCTAGCGTCTGCGGGCAGAAACCTGCACTGCGACGGCTTTGATGTGATTTAGAATCGGCCAGTATTGCGTCTTTCCTGATTATTGCAAGCCCAACCGTTGATCTTTAGCTATCCAGAACGGGGAATGTGGCTTGCCGATTCGTATTGTGGCCGTTAAACATGATTCGGAATTACCCAGACAAATATTATCAATCGATCCAGAACGGGCGATTGCGAAAAATTTAGGATCTTTGATGGCGAAAAAGCGAGCGCAACCCTTTGAATACGTCGAACCGATCGGTCCGCGTGTGTTGGTCCGCAAGGATGAACCCAAACGCGAAACCAAAGGTGGTATCGCTCTTCCCGACGCAGCCGAAATTCCAACGATCACGGGGCGGATTGTTACGATCAGCGCAATGGTCGAACAAGACGATGAGATGCCGCTGAGGCAATACGACAAGATTCTGTTCCATCCCAAGGATGCGATCCCGGTCGATTTTGAGTCGGACAACCAGTTGTTCGTCGTTCCGGTCGAGGATGTCGTCGCGGTCTTTCGTCGCAAAGACCCCGATCAGGACGTCGGTTGAGCCGGGAATTGCTGATTCGACGCTGTTGTGGCGTCGTTGCAGCGATTTTCGCCCGCCGACGGCGCAATGACTCTTTTTCGGTTGGGGCGTGCGTCGATCGTTTATTGCCGTGGGCCGCCGCCGACGGCGATCCATTGGTGAACGATTTCCTCAACCTCCGATCCGTCGAGCGTCTCGTGAGCTAGCAAGTTGTCGACCACCGTCGCCAACGCCGCCCAGCAGTCGTCTTGGGCGAGGATTCGATAGGCTCGAGCGGTGATTTGCTCCAGATACGCCAAGCGTTTGCGTAGATCGGGGAACCGCGGGGCCGCCGCTTCCCACGCCAGTTCCCAGTCGGATGTCCATTCGGCGATCAATCCGGGATGATACGGGTCGCCCGTGTGGATCATCTCTGCGGCTGGTCCGGCTAAGGCGACCATCGCAAGTTTTTCGGAGAGCTCGCGTGAATCGAACCGCTCCATCGGCCACTGGATCTGAATGTCAGCGTGCCGTTGCGGGCCATCATCCCAGTCGGGATCGATCGTGACGCTAAGGATCCTCGCTCCGGCGATCATCGCCATCAACGCGTGCCCGGCTTCGTGGTAGGCGGAGACTTCACTCATGGGCCGCAGTTTGCACTTATTCGCAGGCCATGGCAACACGCAGTTTTTCGATCGCCCGCATGTAAAGCTTGCTCGACGCTTTTTCGGAAAGCTCGAGATACGAACTCACCTGTTTGTTGCTGAACGCCTGGAAATGACGCAGTTCGATCACCAAGCGATAGCGATAGGGGAGTCGGCTGAGGGCCCCGCCGAGCCGGCTGTTGGCTTCTTTTTTGGCAAAACACTGGCTCGGTGTCGATTGGTCGCTTCCCACGCCCTGTAAGGCAGCGGCATCGTGTTCGCGCCGCGCATCCCGCTTCTTTGCCAACAGATGATGATGGTTGGTTTCAAACGCTTTCATCTTGGCTAGATAGAACAGCCACTGTCGGACCGGCATCGGTTGTTCGTTGAGATAGCGTTCGACGCGCTTGCTGGCATCGATAAACGTGCTTTGCACGATATCCGAAGCGTCGACCCGGCGGCGAATGCGGACATCCAGATGCCTTTCGATCATCTGTTTGATCTCGGGCCTCAGCTCACTGAACATCCGTACGATCGCGATCGTTTCGCGTTCTAACGTTCGATCCGAAAATAGCGGTTTCATCGAATGTCCTTGTGGCTTGTCGAAGAAGAAAAATTCTAAAAATGAATGGCGACAAAGTTCCCCGTTCAACGGACTAACCTTATATCCAGCTTGAACAGGCGTACCGTATGTTCAAGCGAATTCCGGCTCAGCCGAAAATTTTTGAGCCATCGAAGCAATGTTTGCCCCACAAGAATCAATGCGAAGTGAAGAGAGCTGTCTGTTGGAACAACCTCTGCAAACGGCGGAAGGCACGCTGACGCGGCGAAATCGTCGCGGCGGATCGTTTGCCGGCAGTCGAATTGCGGAGTCGATTCCGTTGCCCGAATGCCTCGGTACGCCATGGTGGAAACGCGGTTGCGATATCGTTGGGGCTTCGCTTT
Above is a genomic segment from Rosistilla ulvae containing:
- a CDS encoding 50S ribosomal protein L25: MSDVLNVEIRENMGTAATRKLRDAGRIPAVVYGHGGENQHLAVPRKDVELLLRHHSKHVQLAGAANDHVLVKDVQWDPLGIEVLHMDLLRVSLTEKVSLTVPIKLHGVAIGLNHHGALNEILHSVEINVPAVKIPEFVELNINDLDVGQSKTAADIELPEGAELVTDATTVIVQMNAPTAEKASDSEEGEASTEPEVIGAKKEEDE
- a CDS encoding co-chaperone GroES; the encoded protein is MAKKRAQPFEYVEPIGPRVLVRKDEPKRETKGGIALPDAAEIPTITGRIVTISAMVEQDDEMPLRQYDKILFHPKDAIPVDFESDNQLFVVPVEDVVAVFRRKDPDQDVG
- the rpsF gene encoding 30S ribosomal protein S6 → MVTHISTYETLFILDSNHYARDPNGVGKAVATMIEEVGGKVLVSRLWAEQKLAYPIEGHFKGTYWLAYFEMEGTKLTELNRACQLSESIIRHMSLKLDKRLVEPMVAHARGESITGDAGDDESTPVEATEVAAT
- the ssb gene encoding single-stranded DNA-binding protein, with the translated sequence MASYNRVILLGNMTRDVELRYTQGGTAVTDIGLAVNDRRKSQTGEWVDETTFVDVTLWGRTAEVASEYLSKGSPVLVEGRLKLDTWETEGQKRSKLRVVCDRMQMLGSGGGSGGGGGSHRDVGGEEHAFQEPSHHSAAPSNPAGAERSGGDDFSDPNIPF
- the rplI gene encoding 50S ribosomal protein L9 gives rise to the protein MPRTTEKKLHRAHKRLPKGENGGIRLLLIHNVEHLGRQGDIVEVRRGYAMNYLLPQGMATIATDHHKRMVEKHREKLHQLELEKLSELRQYADQIATQSITIEANANDEGHLYGSVGQHEIVEALKEVGFTLADDQIRLQGPLKELGLYTVKVHLHSEVEVDLKVWVVPTVTAGE
- a CDS encoding ATP-dependent metallopeptidase FtsH/Yme1/Tma family protein — translated: MSEVSAYHEAGHALMAMIAGARILSVTIDPDWDDGPQRHADIQIQWPMERFDSRELSEKLAMVALAGPAAEMIHTGDPYHPGLIAEWTSDWELAWEAAAPRFPDLRKRLAYLEQITARAYRILAQDDCWAALATVVDNLLAHETLDGSEVEEIVHQWIAVGGGPRQ
- the pth gene encoding aminoacyl-tRNA hydrolase is translated as MKLIVGLGNPGIRYAQTRHNIGFMAAAKFAQLVGASDTKNRFDGELAEGQIAGTKAIVLCPSTYMNASGTSVRKAVGFYKIDPSDVLVICDDFNLALGKLRVRAKGSSGGQKGLADIIRLLGTDQVPRLRIGISPPPAGWNVPDYVLSKFRPDEQVDVERTTDRAAQAAHDFVSQDVAFCMNAYNGTELDNQ
- a CDS encoding sigma-70 family RNA polymerase sigma factor translates to MKPLFSDRTLERETIAIVRMFSELRPEIKQMIERHLDVRIRRRVDASDIVQSTFIDASKRVERYLNEQPMPVRQWLFYLAKMKAFETNHHHLLAKKRDARREHDAAALQGVGSDQSTPSQCFAKKEANSRLGGALSRLPYRYRLVIELRHFQAFSNKQVSSYLELSEKASSKLYMRAIEKLRVAMACE
- a CDS encoding transglutaminase-like domain-containing protein, encoding MSIIFVGCQLQYNIFTPTSFLLNISAAMNDYQQIRNEQIDVTPFQQLEQCQIGPHGNRLFRLIGQPGQLKIGYQAEVELQSAAVDSNNVNESSYSSLPPEVLIFLNPSRYCESDKLNRFAMEEFGSLLPGYSRVTAICNWTFDYLTYTPGSTGPTTTACDVLLQRTGVCRDYAHVAISLCRAMGIPARYVAGYAVHLQPPDFHGFFEAYLDGRWFLFDATRMAPVGGFVRIGTGRDAADVAFATMVGAADCFEMCVWANDSDSFNGGPGSDDVRSGLSSA